A window of Gouania willdenowi chromosome 12, fGouWil2.1, whole genome shotgun sequence contains these coding sequences:
- the LOC114472804 gene encoding zinc finger protein 226-like isoform X4 yields the protein MKMSLHHNTSKQLDSQSFPNTDEMETFKMSAFMHKIHLHRLQLQQPSVTDCVFSEKKNVEQLLPERLHIKEEPEMLSEGQEKNQLCVQQETNSAACPVKCEDEEEKLQASQLHWRQLTEMNIKEEPSTWSLNELMKRQTVGIHSKEPEAAQNPDPSSLILQGPDGTETESSQTEGSSEDDDEDHDNEDSWQKPLSETETEAEADCDSTMKKRKTSDSSKNAEMGCKASKIQISSFQQICSKKKVQVKMTSECVGGEKASLTGEKPFKCDVCSKHFTRKDSFQSHMRIHTGEKPFKCDVCSIFFIRRDYLKSHMRIHTGDKPFKCDVCSKCFTRKDSLQSHMGIHTGEKLFKCDVCSKCFTRKNSLQSHMTIHTGEKLFKCDVCSKCFTRKGSLQSHMITHIGGKPFRCDVCCKFFTYKPTLKKHMRIHACEKLFKCDVCSKCFTRKNSLQSHMRIHTGEKLFKCVVCSKCFTRKDSLQSHMITHIGGKPLRCDVCCNFFTSKPTLKKHMRIHTGEKPFECDV from the exons ATGAAAATGAGTCTCCACCATAATACCAGTAAACAATTAG ATTCCCAATCTTTTCCAAATACAgatgaaatggaaacatttaAGATGTCTGCCTTCATGCACAAAATCCACCTGCACAGATTACAGCTCCAGCAACCATCAGTCACTGACTGTGTTttcagtgagaagaagaatgtggagcagctgctcccagagcgtctccacataaaggaggaaccagagatgctcagtgaaggtcaggagAAAAACCAGCTTTGTGTGCAGCAAgagacaaacagtgctgcttgtcctgttaaatgtgaagatgaagaggagaagcttcaggcctcccagctacactggagacaactaacagaaatgaacataaaggaggaaccttcaacctggagtttgaatgaattaatgaaaagaCAAACTGTGGGAATTCACAGCAAAGAACCAGAAGCAGCTCAGAACCCAGATCCAAGCAGTTTAATACtacaaggtcctgatggaacgGAAACAGAATCGTCTCAGACTGAGGGTAGtagtgaggatgatgatgaggatcATGATAATGAAGACAGTTGGCAGAAACCTCTGTCAGAGACTGAAACTGAAGCTGAAGCTGACTGTGATTCCACCATGAAAAAGAGAAAGACGTCTGACTCAAGTAAAAATGCTGAAATGGGATGTAAAGCTTCCAAAATACAGATTagttcatttcaacagatttgttcAAAGAAGAAGGTTCAGGTAAAAATGACATCTGAATGTGTGGGTGGTGAGAAAGCATCACTcactggagagaaaccatttaaatgtgatgtttgtagtaaacaTTTTACCCGTAAGGATTCCTTtcagtcacacatgagaatccacacaggagagaaaccatttaaatgtgatgtttgtagtattttttttattcgaaGGGATTACCTtaagtcacacatgagaatccacactggagataaaccattcaaatgtgatgtttgtagtaaatgttttactcgTAAGGATTCCCTGCAGTCACACATGGGAATCCATACTGGAGAGAAactatttaaatgtgatgtttgtagtaaatgttttacccgtAAGAATTCCTTGCAGTCACACATgacaatccacacaggagagaaactatttaaatgtgatgtttgtagtaaatgttttacccgtAAGGGTTCCTTGCAGTCACACATGATAACTCACATCGGTGGGAAACCATTTCGATGTGatgtttgttgtaaatttttTACCTATAAGCCCACCCTTAagaaacacatgagaatccacgcATGTGAGAAactatttaaatgtgatgtttgtagtaaatgttttacccgtAAGAATTCCTTGCaatcacacatgagaatccacacaggagagaaactatttaaatgtgttgtttgtagtaaatgttttacccgtAAGGATTCCTTGCAGTCACACATGATAACTCACATAGGTGGGAAACCATTGAGATGTgatgtttgttgtaatttttttacctCTAAGCCCACCCTTAAGAAACAcatgagaattcacacaggTGAGAAACCgtttgaatgtgatgtttga
- the LOC114472804 gene encoding gastrula zinc finger protein XlCGF26.1-like isoform X5, protein MKMSLHHNTSKQLDEMETFKMSAFMHKIHLHRLQLQQPSVTDCVFSEKKNVEQLLPERLHIKEEPEMLSEGQEKNQLCVQQETNSAACPVKCEDEEEKLQASQLHWRQLTEMNIKEEPSTWSLNELMKRQTVGIHSKEPEAAQNPDPSSLILQGPDGTETESSQTEGSSEDDDEDHDNEDSWQKPLSETETEAEADCDSTMKKRKTSDSSKNAEMGCKASKIQISSFQQICSKKKVQVKMTSECVGGEKASLTGEKPFKCDVCSKHFTRKDSFQSHMRIHTGEKPFKCDVCSIFFIRRDYLKSHMRIHTGDKPFKCDVCSKCFTRKDSLQSHMGIHTGEKLFKCDVCSKCFTRKNSLQSHMTIHTGEKLFKCDVCSKCFTRKGSLQSHMITHIGGKPFRCDVCCKFFTYKPTLKKHMRIHACEKLFKCDVCSKCFTRKNSLQSHMRIHTGEKLFKCVVCSKCFTRKDSLQSHMITHIGGKPLRCDVCCNFFTSKPTLKKHMRIHTGEKPFECDV, encoded by the exons ATGAAAATGAGTCTCCACCATAATACCAGTAAACAATTAG atgaaatggaaacatttaAGATGTCTGCCTTCATGCACAAAATCCACCTGCACAGATTACAGCTCCAGCAACCATCAGTCACTGACTGTGTTttcagtgagaagaagaatgtggagcagctgctcccagagcgtctccacataaaggaggaaccagagatgctcagtgaaggtcaggagAAAAACCAGCTTTGTGTGCAGCAAgagacaaacagtgctgcttgtcctgttaaatgtgaagatgaagaggagaagcttcaggcctcccagctacactggagacaactaacagaaatgaacataaaggaggaaccttcaacctggagtttgaatgaattaatgaaaagaCAAACTGTGGGAATTCACAGCAAAGAACCAGAAGCAGCTCAGAACCCAGATCCAAGCAGTTTAATACtacaaggtcctgatggaacgGAAACAGAATCGTCTCAGACTGAGGGTAGtagtgaggatgatgatgaggatcATGATAATGAAGACAGTTGGCAGAAACCTCTGTCAGAGACTGAAACTGAAGCTGAAGCTGACTGTGATTCCACCATGAAAAAGAGAAAGACGTCTGACTCAAGTAAAAATGCTGAAATGGGATGTAAAGCTTCCAAAATACAGATTagttcatttcaacagatttgttcAAAGAAGAAGGTTCAGGTAAAAATGACATCTGAATGTGTGGGTGGTGAGAAAGCATCACTcactggagagaaaccatttaaatgtgatgtttgtagtaaacaTTTTACCCGTAAGGATTCCTTtcagtcacacatgagaatccacacaggagagaaaccatttaaatgtgatgtttgtagtattttttttattcgaaGGGATTACCTtaagtcacacatgagaatccacactggagataaaccattcaaatgtgatgtttgtagtaaatgttttactcgTAAGGATTCCCTGCAGTCACACATGGGAATCCATACTGGAGAGAAactatttaaatgtgatgtttgtagtaaatgttttacccgtAAGAATTCCTTGCAGTCACACATgacaatccacacaggagagaaactatttaaatgtgatgtttgtagtaaatgttttacccgtAAGGGTTCCTTGCAGTCACACATGATAACTCACATCGGTGGGAAACCATTTCGATGTGatgtttgttgtaaatttttTACCTATAAGCCCACCCTTAagaaacacatgagaatccacgcATGTGAGAAactatttaaatgtgatgtttgtagtaaatgttttacccgtAAGAATTCCTTGCaatcacacatgagaatccacacaggagagaaactatttaaatgtgttgtttgtagtaaatgttttacccgtAAGGATTCCTTGCAGTCACACATGATAACTCACATAGGTGGGAAACCATTGAGATGTgatgtttgttgtaatttttttacctCTAAGCCCACCCTTAAGAAACAcatgagaattcacacaggTGAGAAACCgtttgaatgtgatgtttga